In Dasypus novemcinctus isolate mDasNov1 chromosome 10, mDasNov1.1.hap2, whole genome shotgun sequence, one DNA window encodes the following:
- the LOC101430522 gene encoding olfactory receptor 5AN6-like, whose product MTGGKNSTITKFILLGFLGEFPKLTVVLFSIFLGIYLMTVSWNMALISLIRTDSHLHTPMYFFLSKLSFLDICYVSTIAPRMLSDFFKKHKFISFMGCTMQYFFVSSLGLSECCLLAAMAYDRYAAICSPLLYTAIMSPALCVQMVAGSCLMGFFGSFIQLCALLQLHFCGPNVINHFFCDLPQLLMLSCSDTFFFKVMTSVLTVIFGLTSVLVIVISYGYVIATILKLTSAEGRSKAFNTCASHLTAVTLFFGSGIFVYMYPNSGDSLNQNKLASVLYTVVIPMLNPVIYSLRNKEIKDALNRWKEKIFSWCS is encoded by the coding sequence ATGACAGGGGGAAAGAACAGTACAATTACCAAGTTCATCCTCTTAGGATTCTTAGGAGAATTTCCAAAGCTCACCGTTGTCCTCTTTTCAATATTCCTAGGGATCTACCTCATGACAGTGTCCTGGAACATGGCCCTCATCTCCCTTATCAGGACGGATTCCCATctgcacacacccatgtactttttcctcagcAAACTGTCCTTTCTAGACATCTGCTATGTTTCTACTATAGCTCCAAGGATGCTCTCAGATTTCTTCAAGAAGCATAAATTCATCTCTTTTATGGGGTGCACCATGCAGTACTTCTTCGTCTCTAGCCTGGGCCTGAGTGAGTGCTGTCTTCTGGCAGCCATGGCTTATGATAGATATGCTGCCATTTGTAGTCCTCTGCTCTACACAGCCATCATGTCCCCAGCCCTCTGTGTGCAGATGGTGGCAGGGTCATGTTTAATGGGATTCTTTGGTTCATTTATCCAACTGTGTGCCTTACTTCAGCTCCATTTCTGTGGGCCAAATGTCATCAATCATTTCTTCTGTGACCTTCCCCAACTGTTGATGCTATCCTGCTCTGACAcctttttctttaaagtcatgACCTCTGTGCTCACAGTCATCTTTGGACTCACATCTGTCTTGGTTATCGTGATATCATATGGTTATGTCATTGCTACTATTCTGAAGCTCACTTCAGCTGAAGGCAGGTCCAAGGCTTTCAACACCTGTGCTTCTCACCTGACAGCTGTGACCCTCTTCTTTGGCTCAGGTATATTTGTTTATATGTATCCTAACTCTGGCGATTCCTTGAACCAAAACAAATTGGCATCAGTCTTATACACTGTTGTAATCCCCATGTTAAATCCAGTGATCTACAGTCTGAGaaataaggaaatcaaagatgccCTAAACAGATGGAAGGAGAAAATATTCTCTTGGTGTTCTTGA